A genome region from Chloroflexota bacterium includes the following:
- a CDS encoding glycosyltransferase family 39 protein — protein sequence MSPRRRSRRAAALQVAGCLVGLVVVLAVGRVLVTQWTVPVELIGDGRFLDVTVDGVTRRVELAAPLVAVRPAAPVAHRREHQIDGSDSTNMFTFSPRYFAEFSSSPYYQVQAWLREEWRYSRWAALEVRDASGRTLLRQDEPPDEVNIPVPPTFRLMIHLERPEIPRILELIDADERLLLLELNRNDKYVRLGRNQVPDRSDLLFWYFPRDPLPPLATLLDLVSRAVALGLGLTVVASIAAAGLPAPVRWQPGRRAVLAAMAAGVAFFLAASWYVGTALFARSPHILDALAYLFQARTFASGALWAAPPPVPEAFPMPFSVIYEDRWFVQYPPGTALVLLLGVLAGVPWLAQPVLAAAALVLVTLAVRRQYGEGTALLVLVLLASSPFVLLTAGSFLSHVPALFFTSVALYAVTRYAERPRVSWAALTGLGLGLAFLTREIAPLLFGASIVSAGAARAASLRPWRGLLVDAATLGLIFLLCVVAYFGYNAAVTGEPLLLPRLLVDGRDRWGFGQGVGFYNEHSVAAGLVNTEEQLVSLGFYLNGWPYGFSLAMVLLPIVLRRVRGWDVAHIGLVGLYVVAYAAYYYHGIAFGPRYYFEAVPSLIILTVRGFDALAERAASWLDAFGYREPWWRGRQAAGLWFAALLACNTLYFLPRQAELYAGYTVLPPGNATLDDSMRLTLAGPTVNLERALVVTDEWWYYTAFFARMSCPRLDCPAIFAFAPDEAARQRLRAAFPGRDVYELREARGVLTIRPATATP from the coding sequence GTGTCGCCGCGACGACGCTCGCGCCGTGCTGCCGCGCTGCAGGTTGCGGGCTGCCTCGTCGGCCTCGTCGTCGTCCTGGCGGTTGGTCGAGTGCTGGTGACGCAGTGGACCGTCCCCGTCGAGCTGATCGGCGATGGCCGGTTCCTCGACGTGACGGTGGATGGCGTCACCCGCCGTGTGGAGCTGGCCGCGCCCCTGGTGGCGGTGCGGCCGGCCGCCCCCGTGGCCCACCGTCGCGAGCACCAGATCGACGGGTCCGACTCGACCAACATGTTCACCTTCTCGCCGCGCTACTTTGCAGAGTTTTCGTCGTCGCCGTACTACCAGGTACAGGCGTGGCTGCGCGAAGAGTGGCGATACAGCCGGTGGGCGGCCCTGGAGGTGCGTGACGCCAGTGGCCGAACGCTGCTCCGCCAGGACGAGCCGCCCGACGAGGTCAACATCCCGGTGCCGCCGACCTTTCGGCTGATGATCCACCTGGAACGGCCGGAGATCCCGCGCATCCTGGAGCTGATCGACGCCGACGAGCGCCTGCTGCTGCTCGAACTGAATCGCAACGACAAGTACGTGCGGCTTGGGCGGAATCAGGTGCCGGACCGATCGGACCTGCTGTTCTGGTACTTCCCGCGCGATCCGCTGCCGCCCCTGGCAACCTTGCTGGACCTTGTGAGCCGGGCGGTCGCGCTGGGGCTGGGGCTGACGGTTGTCGCCAGCATCGCAGCGGCTGGGCTGCCCGCGCCGGTCCGCTGGCAGCCCGGCCGACGGGCCGTGTTGGCAGCGATGGCGGCCGGCGTGGCCTTCTTCCTGGCGGCGAGTTGGTACGTCGGCACGGCCCTGTTCGCGCGCTCGCCGCACATCCTCGACGCGCTGGCCTACCTGTTTCAGGCCCGGACCTTTGCATCCGGGGCGCTGTGGGCCGCTCCCCCGCCGGTCCCAGAGGCGTTCCCGATGCCGTTCTCGGTGATCTATGAGGACCGCTGGTTCGTGCAATATCCGCCGGGTACGGCCCTGGTGTTGCTGCTCGGGGTGCTGGCTGGCGTGCCCTGGCTGGCCCAACCGGTGCTGGCGGCGGCCGCCCTGGTGCTGGTCACGCTCGCCGTCCGGCGCCAGTACGGCGAGGGCACGGCCCTGCTCGTCCTGGTGCTGCTGGCGTCGTCGCCGTTCGTCCTGCTGACGGCCGGATCGTTCCTGAGCCACGTGCCGGCCCTCTTCTTCACCAGCGTGGCGCTGTACGCGGTGACCCGCTACGCCGAGCGGCCCCGCGTGAGTTGGGCAGCGCTCACGGGCCTCGGCCTCGGGCTGGCGTTCCTGACCCGTGAGATCGCGCCGCTCCTGTTCGGTGCGAGCATCGTATCGGCGGGCGCGGCCCGGGCCGCGTCTCTGCGTCCCTGGCGCGGGCTGCTGGTGGACGCGGCCACGCTCGGGCTGATCTTCCTGCTCTGCGTGGTGGCGTACTTCGGCTACAACGCCGCCGTGACCGGCGAGCCGCTCCTGCTGCCTCGCCTGCTGGTGGATGGGCGGGACCGTTGGGGCTTCGGGCAGGGCGTCGGCTTCTACAACGAGCACAGCGTGGCCGCCGGCCTCGTCAACACCGAGGAGCAGCTCGTCTCGCTCGGCTTCTATCTCAACGGCTGGCCGTATGGGTTCTCGCTGGCGATGGTGCTGCTGCCCATCGTGCTCCGTCGGGTGCGTGGCTGGGATGTTGCCCACATCGGCCTGGTCGGGCTGTACGTCGTCGCGTACGCCGCGTACTACTACCACGGCATCGCGTTCGGACCGCGCTACTACTTTGAGGCCGTGCCGTCGCTCATCATCCTGACCGTGCGCGGCTTCGACGCGCTGGCGGAGCGGGCCGCGTCCTGGCTCGACGCGTTCGGGTACCGCGAGCCGTGGTGGCGCGGGCGGCAGGCGGCTGGCCTCTGGTTCGCGGCGCTGCTGGCCTGCAACACCCTCTACTTCCTGCCCCGGCAGGCCGAGCTGTACGCGGGCTACACCGTCCTGCCGCCCGGCAACGCGACCCTTGACGACTCGATGCGGCTGACGCTGGCCGGCCCGACCGTGAACCTGGAGCGAGCGCTCGTGGTCACCGACGAGTGGTGGTACTACACGGCCTTCTTCGCCCGGATGAGCTGTCCGCGCCTGGACTGCCCGGCCATCTTCGCGTTCGCGCCGGACGAGGCGGCCCGCCAGCGCTTGCGCGCGGCGTTCCCAGGGCGTGACGTGTACGAGTTGCGAGAAGCCAGGGGTGTGCTGACCATCAGGCCGGCGACAGCCACGCCGTAG
- a CDS encoding serine/threonine protein kinase, with amino-acid sequence MSFIPGANVGPYRIVEQAERNGVATTYTAYQPTKGRYVSVIVVSTIDQDDVPLQRQYQRQIELVLSLRHPNILTVIDRGEHMGVSFIVTELVESEPLADRLGAPWPLAEVVRILKPIATALDFAHGYGVVHGDLQPAMVMLTPDGTPILSGFGLSTRRFSEADGEPTALQPGQRTPSISAETVRAQAADRRGLALIAFEMLTGRAMQVESADFGRPLPPAQLGSPLLTPPVERVLLRELTRERAERYPDSTSFIDDLAAAASSVPAVPMPAPVPEPPLAAVAGGATGGSRRRLLTVAAIFLVLGVLGALALLLRGGDTSGPVAATRPGEGGATAVVPSAASTSAAGVQPGAGATGSAGATGASGGASAPSAGPNGKPAASAVGSGASGGPAGGATAGTAPGATGSSPGAGGSEPVATRPSQMQVVVPTPDVVPTPPPLSSTRPGQPGASSALPGPGAGTPVPGAPSGGAAAAGPASKPAAATPAPTRIPANWRILGDASGRWAFDDQGRIVGRTDEGASLLLFPETVEDVSFSAQVNTTSCQATLVFRVQDDENLLMAIYIPDGIPAPGSTGGGIWLYQRVEGLDVPIRAVRPSTMKQAGESVRLKVATNGPQITVSLDDEPAVQAMDTAARPGKLGLMIYSASGRQCDATFGDIRR; translated from the coding sequence ATGAGCTTTATTCCAGGCGCAAATGTCGGCCCCTATCGCATCGTCGAGCAAGCTGAGCGGAACGGTGTCGCCACGACCTACACTGCCTACCAGCCCACGAAGGGACGGTACGTCTCAGTCATCGTCGTATCGACCATCGACCAGGACGATGTACCGCTGCAGCGGCAGTATCAGCGCCAGATCGAGCTCGTCCTCAGCCTTCGCCACCCGAACATCCTGACTGTCATCGACCGTGGCGAGCACATGGGTGTGTCGTTCATCGTCACGGAGCTGGTCGAGTCCGAGCCGCTCGCGGATCGGCTCGGAGCGCCCTGGCCGCTCGCCGAGGTCGTGCGCATCCTGAAGCCTATCGCCACGGCGCTCGACTTCGCACACGGCTACGGCGTCGTGCACGGCGATCTGCAGCCGGCGATGGTCATGCTCACGCCAGACGGTACGCCCATCCTCTCGGGCTTTGGCCTCTCAACCCGCCGCTTCTCGGAGGCCGACGGCGAGCCGACCGCGCTGCAACCCGGGCAACGCACGCCCTCGATCTCGGCCGAGACCGTCCGGGCGCAGGCAGCCGACCGGCGCGGGTTGGCGCTGATCGCCTTCGAGATGTTGACGGGCCGCGCCATGCAGGTTGAGAGCGCTGATTTCGGGCGACCACTGCCGCCAGCTCAGTTGGGGAGTCCGCTCCTGACGCCGCCCGTCGAACGCGTCCTCCTCCGCGAGCTGACCCGCGAGCGCGCCGAGCGCTACCCCGACTCGACCTCCTTCATCGACGATCTCGCCGCGGCGGCAAGCTCGGTCCCCGCCGTGCCGATGCCGGCCCCGGTTCCGGAGCCGCCGCTCGCCGCCGTGGCCGGCGGCGCAACTGGCGGCTCGCGCCGCCGCTTGCTGACCGTCGCAGCCATCTTTCTGGTGCTGGGGGTGCTCGGCGCGCTGGCCTTGCTGCTGCGTGGCGGCGACACATCCGGCCCGGTGGCCGCGACTCGCCCGGGCGAGGGCGGCGCGACAGCCGTCGTGCCGTCGGCGGCATCCACCAGCGCTGCCGGCGTTCAGCCAGGAGCCGGCGCAACGGGCAGCGCCGGGGCAACCGGGGCCAGCGGCGGGGCCAGCGCGCCTTCGGCCGGCCCGAACGGCAAGCCGGCCGCCTCGGCAGTCGGCTCGGGTGCATCCGGTGGCCCCGCCGGCGGAGCGACGGCCGGCACGGCCCCAGGAGCGACCGGCTCGTCGCCAGGCGCCGGCGGCTCGGAGCCGGTGGCGACGCGGCCCTCGCAGATGCAGGTCGTGGTGCCGACCCCTGACGTGGTCCCGACCCCTCCGCCGCTCTCGTCGACACGGCCCGGTCAGCCCGGTGCGTCGTCAGCACTGCCCGGCCCGGGGGCGGGAACGCCGGTCCCAGGTGCACCCTCGGGCGGCGCGGCTGCCGCTGGCCCCGCCAGCAAGCCGGCCGCCGCCACCCCGGCGCCCACCCGCATCCCCGCCAACTGGAGAATCCTCGGCGACGCCTCTGGCCGCTGGGCCTTTGACGACCAGGGACGCATCGTCGGGCGCACCGACGAGGGCGCGAGCCTGTTGCTCTTCCCGGAGACGGTTGAGGACGTCAGCTTCTCGGCGCAGGTCAACACGACCAGCTGTCAGGCGACGCTCGTCTTCCGCGTCCAGGACGACGAAAACCTGCTGATGGCGATCTACATCCCGGACGGCATCCCTGCGCCGGGCAGCACCGGCGGCGGCATCTGGCTCTACCAGCGCGTCGAAGGACTGGACGTGCCCATCCGGGCCGTTCGCCCCTCCACCATGAAGCAGGCCGGCGAGTCGGTCCGCCTCAAGGTCGCGACCAACGGCCCGCAGATCACGGTCTCGCTTGACGACGAGCCGGCCGTCCAGGCGATGGACACGGCCGCCCGCCCCGGCAAACTCGGCCTGATGATCTACTCGGCCTCCGGTCGGCAGTGTGACGCGACCTTTGGCGATATCCGGCGCTGA
- a CDS encoding CDP-glycerol glycerophosphotransferase family protein, with protein MTQTQPTPDSDPRDITPALVVPHGFTARMFLRSTLLPELLSRCRHVGVFAPPAAIPQFQQDLSGERFSFHPLHDRERTLDTAAGFLRLFFADWALTPTRRIREREEWAKNRVRRALWPAHKVVGRSALLRRGWYAAENRLVPDPFHELAFRRLDPDVVVTATAGVVVSDIRLIRRARAAGVPSVTFTQGWDNLTSKTIIGARPDRLIVWNDAMREEAVELHGFQRDQIAVTGPPHFDPYFRRTGWTDREAFLRRLGLDPTKRIVLYATSPQRYFTDSIAVTDMLIQANEAGRFGPDVQLVIRLHPQVIQGQDADDLGAWERFRGRVYLDMPHGQTGLAADYTPDGIAHIAQLLDASAVTINVASSISIDAAIFDTPIVNLRFDAEPGRPYLKSVRRQYDTDHYKQVLKTGAVRLADSPEQLVDEVRRYLADPSHERAERANLLRTLCHRVDGQAGARVAEAITQIGAERRNARRR; from the coding sequence ATGACCCAGACGCAACCGACGCCGGACAGCGACCCGCGCGACATCACGCCGGCGCTGGTGGTCCCCCACGGCTTCACCGCCCGCATGTTCCTGCGCTCGACGCTGCTGCCGGAGCTGCTGTCCCGCTGTCGGCACGTCGGCGTCTTCGCGCCGCCGGCCGCGATCCCGCAGTTTCAGCAGGACTTGAGCGGCGAGCGCTTCTCCTTCCATCCTCTGCACGACCGCGAGCGCACGCTCGACACGGCGGCCGGCTTCCTCCGACTGTTCTTCGCGGACTGGGCCCTGACCCCGACCCGCCGCATCCGCGAGCGCGAGGAGTGGGCGAAGAATCGCGTCCGGCGGGCGCTCTGGCCGGCCCACAAGGTGGTCGGACGGTCAGCGCTGCTGCGGCGCGGCTGGTACGCGGCCGAGAACCGGCTCGTCCCCGACCCGTTCCACGAGCTGGCGTTCCGCCGCCTCGATCCGGACGTGGTCGTCACGGCGACGGCCGGGGTGGTGGTCAGCGACATCCGTCTGATCCGCCGGGCGCGGGCGGCGGGCGTGCCGTCCGTCACATTCACCCAGGGCTGGGATAACCTGACCTCGAAGACGATCATCGGGGCGCGGCCAGATCGGCTGATCGTCTGGAACGACGCGATGCGCGAAGAGGCCGTCGAGCTGCACGGCTTTCAGCGCGACCAGATCGCCGTGACCGGCCCGCCGCACTTCGATCCCTACTTTCGCCGGACCGGCTGGACCGACCGTGAGGCGTTCTTGCGTCGCCTGGGCCTGGACCCGACCAAGCGGATCGTGCTGTACGCAACCAGCCCGCAACGGTACTTCACAGACAGCATCGCCGTGACCGACATGCTGATCCAGGCCAACGAGGCCGGCCGCTTCGGCCCCGATGTGCAGCTGGTGATTCGCCTGCATCCCCAGGTGATCCAGGGCCAGGATGCCGACGACCTGGGCGCCTGGGAGCGCTTTCGCGGCCGCGTGTACCTGGATATGCCGCACGGCCAGACCGGCCTCGCCGCCGACTACACGCCAGACGGCATCGCGCATATCGCGCAGCTACTGGATGCCTCGGCGGTCACCATCAACGTGGCCTCGTCGATCAGCATCGACGCGGCGATCTTCGACACGCCGATTGTGAATCTGCGCTTCGACGCCGAGCCGGGCAGACCGTACCTGAAGTCGGTCCGTCGGCAGTACGACACCGACCACTACAAGCAGGTGCTCAAGACGGGCGCGGTGCGGCTGGCCGACTCGCCCGAGCAACTCGTCGACGAGGTTCGCCGCTACCTGGCCGATCCGTCCCACGAGCGGGCCGAGCGAGCGAACCTCCTGCGAACGCTCTGCCACCGCGTTGACGGGCAGGCCGGCGCACGGGTCGCCGAGGCGATCACGCAGATCGGTGCGGAGCGTCGGAACGCGCGCCGACGCTGA
- a CDS encoding GDP-L-fucose synthase: protein MPLDLSTRRVMVTGGSGFVGQRLVARLKQRGVGEIFVPRSAQYDLVDRAACRQAVADGRPDVIIHLAASAGGIGINMKVPGRFFFDNLMMGTQLMEEARLAGVEKFVAVGTICEYPKTPPMPFNETNLWDGYPEETNAGYGLAKKMLLVQAQAYRQQYGFNAIHPMPTNLYGPGDNFDPRSSHVIPALIKKFIDARENGDPAVPVWGDGTQSREFLYVDDAAEGLILAAERYDSSEPVNLGSGQEIMIRDLAYLIAELTGYEGRVELDPSKPNGQPRRCLDVTRAEQEFGFRAQTDFRTGLTETIAWYREQRRLGMAVGAAEGSRRG from the coding sequence ATGCCCCTCGATCTCTCGACACGACGTGTGATGGTGACCGGAGGGTCGGGATTCGTCGGTCAACGGCTTGTCGCCAGACTCAAGCAGCGTGGCGTGGGCGAGATCTTCGTGCCGCGCTCGGCTCAGTACGATCTGGTGGATCGCGCGGCCTGCCGGCAGGCGGTCGCCGACGGCCGACCGGATGTCATCATCCATCTCGCGGCTTCAGCCGGCGGCATCGGGATCAACATGAAGGTCCCCGGCCGCTTCTTCTTCGACAACCTGATGATGGGCACCCAGCTGATGGAAGAGGCCCGGCTGGCAGGCGTCGAGAAGTTCGTGGCGGTCGGCACGATCTGCGAGTATCCGAAGACCCCGCCGATGCCGTTCAACGAGACGAACCTCTGGGACGGCTACCCCGAGGAGACGAACGCCGGCTACGGCCTCGCCAAGAAGATGCTGCTGGTGCAGGCCCAGGCCTACCGTCAGCAGTACGGCTTCAACGCCATCCACCCGATGCCCACGAACCTGTACGGCCCCGGCGACAACTTCGATCCGCGCTCATCCCACGTGATCCCGGCGCTGATCAAGAAGTTCATCGACGCCCGCGAGAACGGTGATCCAGCCGTCCCCGTCTGGGGAGACGGCACCCAGAGCCGCGAATTCCTGTACGTCGACGACGCCGCCGAGGGGCTGATCCTCGCCGCCGAGCGCTACGACAGCTCCGAACCGGTCAACCTCGGCTCCGGCCAGGAGATCATGATCCGCGATCTCGCGTACCTGATCGCCGAGTTGACCGGCTACGAGGGCCGCGTCGAGCTGGACCCGTCCAAGCCGAACGGCCAGCCTCGCCGCTGCCTCGACGTCACCCGCGCCGAGCAGGAGTTCGGCTTCCGCGCGCAGACGGACTTCCGTACCGGCCTGACCGAGACCATCGCCTGGTATCGGGAGCAGCGGCGGCTGGGGATGGCAGTCGGGGCGGCCGAGGGTTCGCGCCGGGGCTAA
- a CDS encoding glycosyltransferase family 39 protein encodes MAHADVACGWNRFDVAIAVVLAALAALPRTVNLLGLDPFIDEVAWVDWAVRQFEWSAPRSWLIPLLTDGRPPLFVWLTAPMAVLVDNGFLAGRLVSALAGTVSTVALYGLGRETASRRTGIAAALLWALSPFSFLFARIAADDALLTCLAILATWASIRLARRPTVGAGVWCGVLLALTVLAKTTGVLLAIAPPVALLLLGTPRCWRRYLRPLLAAFVAGLVTSGPLLLGLAPMIQQAALHTGGSKGSEAGLFAANLDLSLHWLDLILGWPFLALAGLGMLAALLLRRWALVAVLVVGVVLLGTILAITSPLFSRYLLFGMFPAYLLAGFAVERLAWLAGWTIDRFMPRLRPIDWVARLLPDLTMVVVMGVGVVLVLAPRAGLARDLVYDPARAALPDTEHFRYVEQWFAGYGLGQVVADLRARAASGPVVVLAAPASRENRVLLPHSALRFYLRRDPHIRVVDAPPIFRAQDLRELRRLTRDGQTFLVVNGSHTPAPGMPDEIPSYTRQLERRIEQDLPDAREVLRIARPTAPNWLSVYQLNP; translated from the coding sequence GTGGCGCACGCCGATGTCGCGTGTGGCTGGAACCGTTTCGACGTGGCCATCGCAGTCGTGCTGGCGGCACTGGCGGCGCTCCCTCGGACCGTGAATCTGCTGGGCCTCGATCCGTTCATCGACGAGGTCGCCTGGGTGGACTGGGCGGTCCGCCAGTTTGAGTGGTCCGCGCCACGCTCCTGGCTGATCCCCCTGCTGACGGACGGCCGGCCGCCGCTCTTCGTCTGGCTGACCGCGCCGATGGCCGTCCTGGTGGACAACGGTTTCCTGGCCGGGCGGCTCGTATCGGCGCTGGCGGGCACCGTCTCGACCGTCGCGCTCTACGGGCTGGGTCGGGAGACGGCGTCACGCCGCACAGGCATCGCGGCCGCACTGTTGTGGGCGCTCAGTCCGTTCAGCTTCCTGTTCGCCCGGATCGCCGCCGACGATGCGCTGCTGACCTGCCTGGCGATCCTGGCGACCTGGGCCAGCATCCGACTGGCGCGGCGACCAACGGTGGGCGCGGGCGTGTGGTGCGGTGTGCTGCTCGCGCTGACGGTGCTTGCCAAGACGACCGGCGTCCTGCTGGCCATCGCGCCGCCGGTCGCATTGCTGCTGCTCGGGACACCGCGCTGCTGGCGGCGCTACCTGCGTCCGCTCCTGGCGGCCTTCGTGGCCGGACTCGTGACGAGCGGGCCGCTGCTCCTGGGGCTCGCCCCGATGATCCAGCAGGCCGCGCTCCATACCGGCGGCTCGAAGGGGTCGGAGGCGGGGCTGTTCGCCGCGAATCTCGATCTGAGCCTGCACTGGCTCGACCTGATACTCGGGTGGCCGTTCCTGGCACTGGCCGGCCTGGGGATGCTGGCGGCGCTGCTCCTCCGCCGTTGGGCGCTGGTCGCCGTGCTGGTAGTGGGCGTCGTGTTGCTGGGGACCATCCTGGCGATCACGTCGCCGCTGTTCAGTCGGTACCTGCTGTTCGGGATGTTCCCGGCCTATCTGCTGGCCGGGTTCGCCGTCGAGCGCCTGGCGTGGTTGGCTGGGTGGACGATCGACAGGTTCATGCCGCGACTTCGGCCGATTGACTGGGTCGCGCGGCTGCTGCCAGACCTCACGATGGTGGTCGTGATGGGCGTCGGGGTCGTGCTGGTGCTGGCCCCCCGGGCCGGGCTGGCCCGCGACCTTGTCTACGATCCGGCTCGCGCGGCGCTGCCGGATACCGAGCACTTTCGGTACGTCGAGCAGTGGTTTGCAGGGTACGGACTGGGCCAGGTCGTGGCCGATCTGCGGGCGCGGGCGGCGAGTGGCCCGGTCGTCGTGCTGGCAGCCCCCGCGTCCCGTGAGAACCGGGTGTTGCTGCCGCACAGCGCCCTGCGCTTCTACCTCCGCCGCGACCCACACATTCGGGTCGTGGATGCGCCGCCGATCTTCCGGGCACAGGATCTCCGCGAGTTGCGCCGCCTGACGCGGGACGGCCAAACCTTCCTGGTCGTCAACGGCAGCCACACGCCAGCGCCCGGCATGCCCGACGAGATCCCCAGCTACACCCGGCAACTGGAGCGGCGCATCGAGCAGGATCTGCCCGATGCGCGCGAGGTCTTGCGGATCGCGCGGCCAACTGCGCCGAACTGGCTCAGCGTCTACCAGTTGAACCCGTAG
- a CDS encoding Hpt domain-containing protein produces MSSYDDLLESLDALGVYDTDAIAALRDPELGGDAAFLAEVVEAFLEDAPEHVGMLRAAFPIGDAPSVMRAAHSLKGSSGNFGAARLRALCAALEQHARANHLEGLDPVMNRLDVEFCVLKKQLKALVVEAERAQASAG; encoded by the coding sequence ATGTCTTCATATGACGATCTGCTGGAAAGCCTCGATGCTCTGGGCGTCTACGACACCGATGCTATCGCGGCGCTGCGGGATCCGGAACTCGGGGGTGATGCTGCCTTCCTGGCAGAGGTGGTCGAGGCGTTCCTCGAGGATGCTCCCGAGCATGTGGGCATGCTCCGGGCCGCGTTCCCGATTGGCGATGCGCCCTCGGTGATGCGGGCGGCGCACAGCCTGAAGGGGAGCAGCGGCAACTTCGGCGCGGCACGGCTGCGCGCCCTCTGCGCCGCGCTGGAGCAGCATGCCCGGGCGAACCACCTTGAGGGGTTGGACCCGGTGATGAATCGGCTTGACGTTGAGTTCTGCGTGCTGAAGAAGCAACTGAAGGCGCTCGTTGTGGAAGCCGAACGAGCGCAGGCGTCGGCAGGCTAA
- a CDS encoding amidohydrolase family protein, with protein sequence MRIVDSHCHAALGWYEPIEVLLAQMDRYGVEQAALIQINGQSDNSYQAACVQRYPDRLRSVVIVDVTQDDAPRELERLVAEGATGVRLPPGARSPGDDPLTIWRKAAELGITVSCGGSREAFADTAFADVFAACPTLPIVIEHLGSLKWTDLPADGSRPPMFDLARFPNAYVKIHGLGEFSQRAMPVREPFAFVEPLAPFLEMAYDAFGPARIMWGSDYPPVSSREGYGNALRLTMARFVDRPEAERAQMFGGVAGRLFGFDR encoded by the coding sequence ATGCGCATCGTTGATAGCCACTGCCACGCGGCCCTGGGCTGGTACGAGCCGATTGAGGTGCTCCTGGCGCAAATGGACCGCTACGGCGTGGAGCAGGCCGCGCTGATCCAGATCAACGGTCAGTCAGACAACAGCTACCAGGCCGCCTGCGTCCAACGATATCCCGACCGGCTGCGGTCGGTCGTCATCGTGGACGTGACGCAGGATGATGCGCCGCGGGAGCTTGAGCGGCTGGTAGCCGAAGGCGCGACCGGCGTGCGCCTCCCGCCCGGCGCACGCTCGCCGGGGGACGATCCGCTCACGATCTGGCGCAAGGCCGCCGAGCTTGGCATCACGGTCAGCTGTGGCGGCAGCCGTGAGGCGTTCGCCGACACCGCCTTTGCCGACGTGTTCGCGGCCTGTCCAACCCTCCCCATCGTGATCGAGCATCTCGGGTCGCTCAAGTGGACGGATCTGCCAGCAGACGGCTCGCGGCCCCCGATGTTTGACCTTGCGCGGTTCCCCAACGCCTACGTCAAAATTCACGGTCTGGGGGAGTTTTCGCAGCGCGCCATGCCGGTGCGCGAGCCGTTCGCGTTTGTCGAGCCGCTCGCGCCATTCCTGGAGATGGCCTACGACGCCTTCGGGCCTGCTCGCATCATGTGGGGAAGCGATTATCCGCCGGTCAGCTCACGCGAGGGGTACGGCAACGCGCTGCGGCTGACGATGGCGCGATTCGTGGACAGGCCCGAGGCGGAACGCGCGCAGATGTTCGGAGGGGTGGCCGGGCGGTTGTTCGGGTTCGACCGGTAG
- a CDS encoding nucleoside deaminase: MDDVEGMTRCIELAREALERGDHPFGSILVREGAIFAEGRNQVNTKLDPTAHAESEAIREACKALETLDLTGATLYASGEPCWMCATVIRQTRISRVVIGSLSRWPTGGYSSQHPLLLIEVPGRYAPPPDVVAGILDDECSRLLDEAGWSIAPSDH, translated from the coding sequence ATGGACGACGTCGAAGGAATGACCCGGTGCATCGAGCTGGCGCGCGAGGCGCTCGAACGCGGCGACCATCCGTTCGGCTCAATCCTCGTGCGCGAGGGCGCGATCTTCGCCGAGGGGCGCAATCAGGTCAATACCAAGCTCGACCCGACGGCACACGCCGAGTCTGAGGCCATCCGTGAGGCGTGCAAGGCACTGGAGACGCTGGACCTGACCGGGGCGACCCTCTACGCCAGCGGCGAGCCCTGCTGGATGTGTGCGACGGTCATCCGACAGACGCGGATCTCACGGGTGGTGATCGGCAGCCTCTCGCGCTGGCCGACCGGCGGCTACTCGTCGCAGCACCCACTGCTGCTGATCGAGGTGCCCGGCCGGTATGCGCCGCCGCCGGACGTTGTCGCCGGGATTCTCGACGACGAATGCTCGCGGCTGCTCGACGAGGCCGGCTGGAGCATCGCTCCGTCAGACCACTGA
- a CDS encoding Uma2 family endonuclease, with product MTTYPRYTSRDLELLPDVEGTRYEIIDGDLFVSKQPSLEHQYVCLVIGTALFTWSRATGQGRPYTAPGLVFDGDDDVAPDVVWISHQRLRTGRDAAGHLRVGPELAVEVVSPGAANERRDREFKLKLYSRQGVREYWIVDWQQRMVQVYRRASLALALVATLWDGDMLTSPLLPEFGLAVSDLWEPPEA from the coding sequence ATGACCACCTATCCCCGCTACACCTCACGCGATCTCGAACTGCTGCCCGATGTCGAGGGCACGCGCTACGAGATCATCGATGGGGATCTCTTCGTGTCAAAACAACCAAGTCTCGAACATCAGTACGTCTGTCTCGTGATCGGTACCGCCCTCTTCACCTGGAGCCGGGCCACCGGCCAGGGTCGTCCCTATACGGCCCCCGGGCTGGTGTTCGATGGCGATGACGATGTAGCGCCAGACGTCGTGTGGATCAGCCACCAGCGACTTCGGACTGGGCGGGACGCGGCTGGGCACCTGCGCGTCGGGCCGGAGCTGGCCGTCGAGGTCGTGTCGCCGGGCGCGGCCAACGAACGCCGAGATCGCGAGTTCAAGCTGAAGCTGTACTCGCGTCAGGGCGTTCGCGAGTACTGGATCGTCGACTGGCAGCAGCGAATGGTCCAGGTCTACCGTCGTGCGAGTCTGGCTCTGGCCCTCGTCGCGACACTCTGGGACGGCGACATGCTCACGTCACCGCTTCTGCCGGAGTTCGGCCTGGCCGTGTCCGATCTCTGGGAGCCTCCGGAGGCGTAG